Genomic segment of Aliiroseovarius sp. M344:
AATGTGACGGTCAACGTTGACGGCATAGGCCCGGTCTCGGGCGATGTAGCATGGGGCGGCAACTGGTTCTTCCTGACCGAATTCGACCTCCTAGACCTGAACCCTGAAAACATCGCGGACCTGACACTGGCTGCCAAGAACATCCGCGCCGCTTTATCCCGCGCAGGCGTGACCGGAGCTGGTGGAGAAGAGATTGATCACATTGAACTTTTCGGTGCGCCCAAAAGTCCAACCGCACAGGGACGAAACTTCGTTCTGTGCCCCGGTGGCGCTTACGACCGTTCCCCTTGTGGAACCGGCTGTTCTGCAAAGCTTGCCTGCTTGGCGGCAGACGGCAAGCTAGCACCCGGTGAGACTTGGCAGCAAGAAAGCGTAATTGGCAGCACCTATGATTGCAACTTTGTGAAACATCCCTCAGGCGGGATCGTGGCCACAATTCAGGGGCGCGCATTCGTTACGTCTGAAGCGACCCTGGTTTTCGACGCTGATGACCCGTTTCGGGGTGGCCTTTGCAGCAATGGTATATGAGATTGACTGAATAACTCGGCGTACAAAGCCACCTCGGCTGGGGATACCAATGGCAAAACAGGTTCACGACATCGTCGTAATTGGTGCAGGCATCATCGGCGTTAGCACTGCACTCGAGCTTCAGGCACGGGGCCGCAAGCCGCTGCTCGTGGATCGCAAAGGGGTTGCAGCCGAAACGTCGCGCGGCAATGCCGGCGCATTCGCGTTCTCGGAAGTCGAGCCGCTGGCAACCCCCGGCATCATGCGGCGTGCGCCGATATGGCTGTTAGACCCGCTTGGCCCGTTATCCATTCCACCCGCTTATGCGCTAAAGGTCGCGCCGTGGATGCTGAAGTTCTGGCGCTCAAGTTGGGTTGATCGCTATGACGATGCGGTCGCCGCGCAAACAGGCCTGATGCAGCATTGTGAGGCGGCGTTTGAACGCCAACTCGCCCGATTTGGCGATCCCAAAATGATCCGTCGCGAAGGACAGTTGGAGCTGTATGAAGGCGCTGCCGCCTTTGAACAGACCAAGCCGAAATGGAAACGGCGCGCGGATCTTGGTATTCCCGCAGAGTTGCTTCTGCGCCCCGATGAGATCGCCGAGATACAGCCGGGTCTGAGCGATAGATTCACTCATGCAGGGTTTACCCCGAACTGGTTTAATACCACCGACCCGCTGAAATGGACTGAAAGCTTGGCGCGTCGATATTTGGACCAAGGAGGCACGTTTGAAAAACATGACATTCACAATATTACGCCAACGCCGGATCACGTTGAAATCAGATCCGACAAAGGGACGCTTCTGGCCAAGCAGGTTGTCATCTGTGCTGGCGCATGGTCCCACAAGCTGACTGCCAAGATCGGCGACTCCATCCCGCTGGAGACCGAGCGCGGCTATAACACCACTTTTGCGCATTCATCGGTCGAACTCAAAACGCATCTGACTTTCTCAGCCCACGGTTTTGTTATGTCCAAGATTGGATCCGGTTTACGCATCGGCGGCGCCGTTGAGCTTGGCGGCCTTGACCTGCCGCCCAATTTCCGCCGTGCAGAAACATTGGTGCAAAAGGCAAGGGATTTCATGCCAGAGATGGAGCTGTCCGACGGCACCCAGTGGATGGGCTATCGTCCGTCATTGCCGGACAGCTTGCCTGTCATCGGGCCGTCGGGCGCGGATGCCCGCGTCATCTATGCGTTCGGCCACGGGCATGTCGGCCTGACCCAGTCGGCTGGGACCGCAGAGCTGGTGGCCGATATCGCCGCTCATGCGAAGCCGCCTCTTGACCTTTTACCGTATTCAGCCTCGCGTTTCTGACTAAGGCCCTACGCTTTCATTATTGGTCCTGCCGCACAATGTTCGTGACAAGAACGTCGTGCACAACGTCGCCAAGAATACTGGTGGCAACCTCGCGCAAAGCACGACGCAGATTGGTCAAGCGACTGGTCTGGGTGAATACCCCGTCAAATCCCCCACTGTTTGCGTGGTTAAACATGACCTGCAAGAACTCATCCCGCAATTTAGGCTCGCGCAGATAAACCGCCTCGCGATTACCTGAAATGACTTCCAGATTCAAAGACAACACAACAAGCGCCGTTACCCTTTCGCCGCGAACAATGGGTATAACGAACTGATTGTTTATTTTGACAAATTCACTGTTCGGATCAACTTCAGGTGCTGCAGGTGACGGTTCGATTTGAACCGTGTCACCTCCACCTTCGCCGCATGGGTTCGCCAGTGCGATCTCGGGCGTTGGCTTTATGAAAAAGCCAATGCTGGCCCCTGCAGCCAAACCGACCAAGGCGAGCAAAATCGGAAACACCTTTCCCATCGTCAATCCCTTCAGAACGGCAAAATAATATCGGTGATCTGCTGGCCATAGCGTGGCTGCTGGACATCACTGATTTGGCCGCGACCGCCATAGGAAATCCGTGCCGATGCGATCTTGTCATAGGAGATTTCGTTCTGACGCGAGATATCTTCGGGTCGCACAAACCCCGTAACCAACAGCTCTCGAAGCTCAAAGTTCACCCGAACCTCTTGCGTGCCCTGGATCTTCAGAACGCCGTTTGGCAGCGTGCCAATCACTGTTGCGGCGACGCGAAGTTCCAACTTCTCGTTCCGTTTCACTGATCCATTCCCATTGGACGAACTATTCGACGACAGCGACACAGCGTTCGCCATCGACGCGCCTTCGATCAGATCGTTATCGATGGATTGTGGCACACCGAAGAAATTCGGCACGCCCATTTCCTCAGACGCGCCACGCGCTCGTTTCGAGCTGTTGGAAAACTCGGCCCGATCATCAATCTCTATGACCACGGTCAGGATATCACCTGCCGCTTGCGCACGCCGGTCCCCCAACAGGGACTGCCGCCCCCCGCTCCAAAGCGATGCCCGGACAGGCGAACTTTTCGGCGGCGACGTTCGCGGAAGCGCGGAAGCGTTCATCGCCACATGTTCGGCGCTCATTTCAACCGGGTTGAGATCGGGCGCCTTGCCTACCTCGTTCATTCGAGAACACGCTGAAACTAAGAAGAGGGTGAGTACTGCAAAAAGAATTGGGCGCATAGGGCATCCTTCGGGCTTAATGACGAGAGTTGGAGACAGAGATTGTGCCGTCGGCTTCGACCGAACCGGTAACTGTCGTGCGTGATGACAGGTTAAGAACGCGCACACGATCACCGACCCCTGCACGCCCAAGGCTGCGACCATCTGCCAAAATGGTCAGCGGGCCGGCGACATAGGCCAAAGTCACAATCTGGTTGCGTTCGACCAGAGCGGGCGGGCCGATGTCATTCACCATTACTGGCCGGCCGGCATAAAGAACCACCCGTGTTTCTTGTCCGACCACATCGTCGATTGACCCGAACCCGTTCGCCAAATCGGAACTCACAAGCTTGAGGTCTGTCGCGGTTATCACCACATTCGCGCGAATGTTTCGGGCGGCAACCACCGTTTCGGAAACGGCTGCGCTAGCGGTCGCTATGAACAACAGGGCGATGAAAAGAGCTTTCATCACCGCACCTGGGTCGTTGCTGCCAACATCTGATCGGCGGCGGTTATGACCTTTGAATTCAGTTCGTATCCGCGCTGCGCCTCGATCAACTCAGTGACCTCGCGTACTGCATCAACAGTGCTGTTTTCCAAATAACCCTGGCGCAGCGTACCGCGCCCATCTTCTCCGGGTGCACCTACAAATGCGAGACCAGAGGCAGATGTTTCACGAAACAGGTTCGATCCGATTGCCTCAAGACCTTTTTCGTTGGTGAACCCGGCAAGCGTGAAAGCTCCTAAAAGCTCTGGTTCAACAGCATCATCAAAGTAGGCATAAACCTCGCCGTCAGCGTTGATAGAAATCGACCGCGCATCACTTGGAACCGTTATTTCAGGCGCGACCGCATAGCCATCAGATGTGACAATCAGGCCATCGCCGGATAGTTTCAGCCCTCCATCACGGGTGTAGCCCGAAGCTCCTGACGGCAGCGTCACTTCCAGATACCCCTTGCCTTCAATCGCAAGGTCCAAATTACCGTTGGTTTGCGTCAGAGTGCCCTGTTGCACCAGCATTGAGACAGACGTGGGCCGCACACCCAGCCCCAGTTGGATGCCAGTCGGCAGAGCCGTCCCGTCCGAGGCATTGATCGTCCCCGCATGAGCCATTTGTTGATAATGCAGGTCTGCGAATTCAGCGCGCCGCGCGTTATAACCCGTCGTTGACATGTTCGCGAGGTTGTTCGAGATCGTCTCGACACGCATTTGTTGCGCAAGCATACCCGTGGCTGCAATGTTTAATGCACGCATGATAAACCTCCTTTAACCGCCAACTGTTTTCAGGACGCCGCGAATACGCTCGTCCTCTCTCTCAAGGAATTTTTGACCCAATTCATAGCTCCGCTGGACCTCGATCATGCGCGCAACTTCGGCGATCGGATCAACGTTTGACCCCTCGAGAAAACCCTGCAAAATCGCGGCATCACCGAATGCGGGCTCAATTCCCCCTGGCGCTTCAAACCGAACACCGTCGCGGTGCAATAGGTCATTTTGGTCAAGCGGCGCATACAGCCCGACCTGCGCAACAGCGCGCCCATTGACCGAAATGGTCCCGTCTGTCGCGACGGCCACTGACGTCGCGTCTGGCGGAACAAAGATCGGCGATCCACCACCATCCAGCAGGCGATACCCGTCAGGTGTGGCCAGCTCCCCTTCGGTCGACGGGGTAAAAGAACCAGCCCGGGTCAGGAATTGGCCTGACGGCCCTTCGACCAGAAAAAAACCATCGCCTTCGATCGCGAAATCAAAAGCGCCGCCGGTTTGGGTCAGTGCACCCTGCTGAAGGTCAAGCGCCCGCACATTGCCAGTCGCCATTGACAGCGATGAATCCCCAGGTTCGAGCGCGTTCACATACTCGGAAAAAACGACGCCTTCGCGACGGAACCCGGTGGTTGAAGCATTCGCAATGTTGTTCGCAACGCTCTGTATTTCGCGCATCAATCCAGCTTGGCGCGTCAGCGATGTGTACCCGATATTGTCCATGCTTAGCCTCCCGCGATCAGCGGGACGACCCGCATTTGGAAGAAGCTGACAAGCGTTTCTGTCATGAAACCCATGCTGCCCCAAAACACGACAAGGATCGCAATCAGTTTCGGCACGAAAGTCAGCGTCATTTCTTGTATCGATGTCAGCGCTTGGAACAGGCCAACAATCAAACCCGACAAAAGCGCAACGGTCAGGATCGGAAGCGAAATCATCACTGCAATCCAAAGCCCGGCCCGCAATGTGTCGTAGAAAATAAACTCATCCATCATCAGACCGGCATCCTCAAAATTTCCTGATAAGCCTCAACGACCTTGTCGCGCACCGTGACAGCGGTTTCGACGGCCAGTTCAGTCTGCGCCAGCGCTTGCACCAAAGCATGGGGATCCGCGTTCCCTGACAGGGCTGCCATCGCTGTCTTCTCGCCCTGTTCTACAGTTGCCGCAAAACTGGTTGCCGCCGCCGAAAATGGGTTCTTGCTTTGTTCGGATTGCGGTGTTGGTAAAGTCGCTTGTTTGGATGCCGCATACTGTTGCGAGGCGAGCGTAGATCTGATGTCCATGGTTCCAGTTCCTATCGGCGCAGAAGTTCAAGAAGGCCACGAGACATTTGTCGGGCCTGATCGAACATTTTCAGGTTGGCCTCATAGCTGCGCTGGGCTTCGCGAGCGTCCGCGATTTCGATGACAAGGTCGACGTTAGAGCCTTCATAGTGGCCTGTTTCGTCTGCCATCGGGTGTGATGGGTCATAAATCGCTGGCAATGCGGCTTGATCCAGCGAAACACGCCCAGACCGCACAGCGCCAGTGGCCTGCCCAGCGTCCATGACGGCTTCGAAACTGGCCAGTTTTCGGCGGTATCCGGGCGTATCTGCATTGGCGATGTTTTCAGAAACATGGCGCAGGCGGTTTGCCTGACTTTGCATGCCAGATGCGGCGGCGGCGACGGAAGCTTTTAGGTCATTCATATGTCTTCACCTCACCTACGGCCCAGCGCTGTGCGCATAATGCCAAGTGACGTCTTATAGACTGTCAGGGCCAAATCGTGATCGCGCTTGGCCTCAGCGGCGGCCATCATCTCAGCCTCCAGCGCGACAGAATTTCCGTTGGGCGACATCGCACCCGCTCGAAAAACGGTTTGTGGATCTAAGTCGGCGTGCCCTGCGGCGGCACCCCCCGATAGGTGGCGCGCGCGCGTGGTACGCAGCGCACTGCCATCATCCGTACGGAACGTGTCGGCAAAAGACGCAATATCTTTCGCCCGGTATCCGGGTGTATCAGCATTCGCGACATTCTGCGCGATCACCGACTGGCGTGCAGCGGCATGTTTTGCCAACCCCACAGCCTTAGTTAAGATATCCATTTTTTCAAACATCGGGGCTTCTCCCTCGATTGGCTTCAACCAAGGCTTAACCCTGATTCCTTTATAAACAGTTTCAAAGATTGAATGGAGGTGCCGCGTGGCCCAGTTAGGATTCGAACAACTCGCCGCCGAGATTGCGTCCGTACGCCCCGTCGCAGATGTCGGTCGTATCGCCGAGATCGGGCGCGGCACTTTGCAGGTCTGCGGTCTTTCGACGGTTGCCGCGCAGGCCGATCTGGTCGAGATCAAGCCCAAAACGGGACGCGCACGGAGGGGCGAGATCCTGAACCTGTCAGCGGAATCCGTAACTGTCCTGCCTGACGGAGACGTCGAGGGGTTGCAAATAGGAGATCAGGTCTTCCTGCACGGCCGCGCTGAGATCGCCCCTGATGACAGTTGGATCGGCCGCGTGATTGACCCGATGGGGCAAGCACTGGATGGCAAGCCGATCTTGCGGGGCGCGCGTGTATCACCATTGCGGGGTCAGACCTCCAATCCCACCGAACGTCGCGCATTGGGGGCGCGGCTGGAAACCGGGTTGGCGGCGTTCAACACCTTCTTGCCAATTGTACGGGGCCAACGGATCGGGCTTTTTGCAGGATCAGGCGTCGGTAAATCGACTTTGCTGGCGAAGCTCGCACGCGGGGTACAAGCCGATGTGGTTGTGATCGCACTGATTGGCGAGCGCGGGCGCGAGGTCAAAGAATTTGTCGATCGCGTTCTGGGCCCCGAAGGGATGAAGCGGGCCGTGGTTGTTGCCGCGACCTCTGACCAATCGCCGATGGTGCGACGCAGATGCGGTTGGGCTGCAATGACGGTCGCCGAGCATTTCCGTGATCAGGGTCAGCACGTCTTGTTTCTGGCCGACAGCGTCACCCGCTATGCCGAAGCGCATCGTGAAATCGCATTGGCTGCTGGCGAAGGCGGCAATCTGCGCGGGTTCCCCCCATCCACTGCCCAGCAAATCACGACGCTTTGCGAGCGGGCGGGACCCGGGTCAGGCGCAGCTGGCGATATCACCGCGATCTTTTCGGTTCTGGTCGCCGGATCGGATATGGAGGAGCCGGTTGCCGACATCCTACGTGGTGTTCTGGACGGGCATGTTGTTCTAGACCGCAATATTGCCGAGAGGGGGCGGTTCCCCGCGATCGATTTGCTGCGATCAGTTTCTCGTGCTTTGCCGGAAGCGGCGACTGATGCAGAGAACGCGCTGATCTCGCGGGGCCGCAAGTTACTTGGCCAGTACAACCGGTCCGAGATGATGATCCAGGCCGGGCTTTACACTGCAGGCTCCGATCAAGCCCTGGACGAAGCCATTGCCGCATGGCCCGACTTGGACGCTTTCCTGACCGAGACTGAGCCAAAAGACAGTGCAGCAAGTTTTCATCGCCTTTCTAGCTGTATGGAGACTTAAGGTATGGCGCGCGAAAGCCTACAAGTTTTGCAGTAAACTCAAAGCTATTGAACCACTGGACATGGATGCGGCGCCGGACGCAATTTGCGACCGCACGAGGAAAAGCCGGTTGAGTTCATCTTTTTTACTCTGTTGGGAAAACTGATCGACGGTACTGTCGCCGAAATAACGATTTGCCTTGCTGCGAAATGTACTGAGCTGCTGATCAATGTCCACCGCCCCAAAGGCAGCAGGCAGACCAAAGGCTGTTTGGAAAACTTCGCGCAGTGGCGGGTTTCCCATGATCTTATACCATTTGGTGTCGTCAGATCCTGAGCCGCTGACAACTTCCGCTAACTGGCTGTCCAACGTCATAGCCAGCCGCATATCCGGATCCTGCTGCCCGACCGCGATCTCGAATTGCTTCAGGCGGTAAGCGGCGGCAACATCGGAACCGAAATTCGATATCTGCGTTCTTGGGATACCATAGTCGCCAAACCCGAAGTCTTTGGCAAATTCCAGATACCGCTTGTCAGAAAGCTTGTTGGCCAGATCGCCTTGATCAAGCGTCCCATCATCCAAGACCTTTTTGATAAAATACGTGCTGTTAAGGTCACCACCCAGACCATAGGCCCCCAACGCCACGCGCAACAAGCGGCGATCATCCATAAGGTCTGCACTGTTCTTCACCTTCGCAATATTGTCTTCGAAATACTGCGTGTCTCGCTGGATCTCTGGCGAGGCGTTGAAGGCTTTTTGTTGCGCAGCTTGAGTTCTTTGCAAGAAGGCCCATCCCGCAGCGCCACCCATTGGAACAACGGGTTGATAAGTCATGAAAGGCGTCCGCCCAAAAGACGATCTTCTCTTGGCAGCAATGCCCTAAGGTGCTTCAGCGCAATATAGTACTGATCCTCCAGAACTGCGCTTGTCGATTTGGACAACAAATCACGGCTATCGATGTCAGTCAGGACCTGACTGAGCTGTTCAATCCCGCGTAACAACTGCAGACGCGCATCTTCCTTCGTGGCGTCGCCGGACAGCACCAGTTGCGCTATGTAACAGACCCGGCGAACGGGCGTATTGGCGTTCTCCGGATGGATGGCATCGCGCAAGCGTAGAATGTTTGCATTTGGCGTCACGATGGACAAACGCGAGCGGCGGTCGCCGTTTTCGATAACGGCCCCATTGATGAGAACACGTTCTTTCGGGCTTAGCTTCAAAACAAGACCACTCATGCCACACCCTCCGATTGACGCAGACCGCGCATTACAGCTGTATTGATCTCAACCAGAACCGCAGCGTCTGCTCCCTCTGATAGCACTTTGCGACTGTGGTCAGCGGTGAACTCGGCAAGGTAAAACACGCGGGCGCGCAGATCGTCTGGCAATCCATTGCCTTCGCCAGCAACGTCAGCCGCCAGCAAAGTCCAAAGCCGTCGATTTTCGTGGAGAGCCGCGGCAAGTTCAGCGAAGTTTGACGTTTGAGCGCGACCCAACTGATGAGTAACTTTCGCAAAGGCTTCGTATTCGGTACCGCGAGACGTGCGGAGTGGCGCGCGGGAAGAGGAGTTATAGGCCGTTTTGGCCAAGGCAACAGCGTTCACGGGGGGTTCCTTCCAGTGACGAGAAACTTCATGGGGTTAGGAAGAGGGCGCCATTTTGGCACCCTCGGTAAGTATTAGCGGAACAGCGACAGAATGTTCTGCGGCGCTTGGTTCGCAATCGACAGCGCTTGCGTGCCAAGTTGCTGCTGAACCTGAAGTGCCTGCAACCTTGCCGATGCCGCCTCCATGTCAGCGTCAACCATTGCGCCGATGCCGGCCTTCAGCGAGTCCGACAACTTGCCCACAAAGTTAGACTGAATCTCAATCCGGCCTTCGACAGAACCAAAGGTGGCAGAGGCATCAATCGATGTCTGAATCATGTTCTCAATCGCACCAAGTGCTGCGTCTGCGCCACCGCTGGTTGACACATCCATTGTTGCCAGCCCAGACAGCCCACCTGAACCGCGCGATGCGCTGAACGAGAAAGCAGCGTCGGAATTGGTCTCGTTGGTAATCACGAGTTGGGCAGCATTGGTGTCGATGTCCATGCTGAAGCTGCTACCGTCCAGCCCCTGCGAGACCAGAGCGTTCTTCATTCCGGCAACTACAGATTCCGCAGTATCGCCTTCTTTAATGACATAACTGCCCTGAACTGATCCAATGGTGAGCGAAAGCTGGTCGCCAACAACCAGACCGGTGTTCACGGCTGTATCAACGCCAGCGGCATCCGGCATGACCGCAGCAGTTGCCGTGGCACCACCGGATGTATCAAGAAATGCGAAGGTATCAAGGGTGATGCTATCAGCTGTGCCGCCATCATTCGCATCGATGACACCGGCGGTACCGGGATCTGTTCCGACCGATGCGGCACCAGCTGCCAATACGGTGCCCGCAGTCAGCGACAGGTTTTGCGAATCGACACCAATAGAGCTGGTGACAATCGACCCGTCAGCCTTCCGATCAAGTGACGACAGAACATCAACGCCGGTAT
This window contains:
- a CDS encoding flagellin — translated: MSSILTNNSAMVALQTLKSINSNLASTQAEISTGKAIGSAKDNAAVWAISKVMEADVKGFKGISDSLSLGESTVAVARQASETVTDLLTEIKSKIVAAQEDNVDRGKIQTDIVALRNQITSVVGAAQFNGLNLVDGSQTGTNANGNTGVDVLSSLDRKADGSIVTSSIGVDSQNLSLTAGTVLAAGAASVGTDPGTAGVIDANDGGTADSITLDTFAFLDTSGGATATAAVMPDAAGVDTAVNTGLVVGDQLSLTIGSVQGSYVIKEGDTAESVVAGMKNALVSQGLDGSSFSMDIDTNAAQLVITNETNSDAAFSFSASRGSGGLSGLATMDVSTSGGADAALGAIENMIQTSIDASATFGSVEGRIEIQSNFVGKLSDSLKAGIGAMVDADMEAASARLQALQVQQQLGTQALSIANQAPQNILSLFR
- the flgH gene encoding flagellar basal body L-ring protein FlgH, whose product is MRPILFAVLTLFLVSACSRMNEVGKAPDLNPVEMSAEHVAMNASALPRTSPPKSSPVRASLWSGGRQSLLGDRRAQAAGDILTVVIEIDDRAEFSNSSKRARGASEEMGVPNFFGVPQSIDNDLIEGASMANAVSLSSNSSSNGNGSVKRNEKLELRVAATVIGTLPNGVLKIQGTQEVRVNFELRELLVTGFVRPEDISRQNEISYDKIASARISYGGRGQISDVQQPRYGQQITDIILPF
- a CDS encoding proline racemase family protein; its protein translation is MRVIDSHTEGEPTRIIVDGGPDLGDGSVADRALRLRDDHSWIYAAILSEPRGHDAIVGALLVPPTDPSCVTGVIFFNPAGNLGMCGHATIGLTVSLAHMGRLQPGTHRFETPVGIVSAELLDRNTVRVTNVESYRHQPNVTVNVDGIGPVSGDVAWGGNWFFLTEFDLLDLNPENIADLTLAAKNIRAALSRAGVTGAGGEEIDHIELFGAPKSPTAQGRNFVLCPGGAYDRSPCGTGCSAKLACLAADGKLAPGETWQQESVIGSTYDCNFVKHPSGGIVATIQGRAFVTSEATLVFDADDPFRGGLCSNGI
- a CDS encoding FliI/YscN family ATPase encodes the protein MAQLGFEQLAAEIASVRPVADVGRIAEIGRGTLQVCGLSTVAAQADLVEIKPKTGRARRGEILNLSAESVTVLPDGDVEGLQIGDQVFLHGRAEIAPDDSWIGRVIDPMGQALDGKPILRGARVSPLRGQTSNPTERRALGARLETGLAAFNTFLPIVRGQRIGLFAGSGVGKSTLLAKLARGVQADVVVIALIGERGREVKEFVDRVLGPEGMKRAVVVAATSDQSPMVRRRCGWAAMTVAEHFRDQGQHVLFLADSVTRYAEAHREIALAAGEGGNLRGFPPSTAQQITTLCERAGPGSGAAGDITAIFSVLVAGSDMEEPVADILRGVLDGHVVLDRNIAERGRFPAIDLLRSVSRALPEAATDAENALISRGRKLLGQYNRSEMMIQAGLYTAGSDQALDEAIAAWPDLDAFLTETEPKDSAASFHRLSSCMET
- the flgC gene encoding flagellar basal body rod protein FlgC, whose amino-acid sequence is MNDLKASVAAAASGMQSQANRLRHVSENIANADTPGYRRKLASFEAVMDAGQATGAVRSGRVSLDQAALPAIYDPSHPMADETGHYEGSNVDLVIEIADAREAQRSYEANLKMFDQARQMSRGLLELLRR
- a CDS encoding FlgB family protein, with protein sequence MFEKMDILTKAVGLAKHAAARQSVIAQNVANADTPGYRAKDIASFADTFRTDDGSALRTTRARHLSGGAAAGHADLDPQTVFRAGAMSPNGNSVALEAEMMAAAEAKRDHDLALTVYKTSLGIMRTALGRR
- a CDS encoding flagellar basal body-associated FliL family protein, whose protein sequence is MVGLAAGASIGFFIKPTPEIALANPCGEGGGDTVQIEPSPAAPEVDPNSEFVKINNQFVIPIVRGERVTALVVLSLNLEVISGNREAVYLREPKLRDEFLQVMFNHANSGGFDGVFTQTSRLTNLRRALREVATSILGDVVHDVLVTNIVRQDQ
- the flgA gene encoding flagellar basal body P-ring formation chaperone FlgA, with the protein product MKALFIALLFIATASAAVSETVVAARNIRANVVITATDLKLVSSDLANGFGSIDDVVGQETRVVLYAGRPVMVNDIGPPALVERNQIVTLAYVAGPLTILADGRSLGRAGVGDRVRVLNLSSRTTVTGSVEADGTISVSNSRH
- a CDS encoding flagellar biosynthetic protein FliQ, whose product is MMDEFIFYDTLRAGLWIAVMISLPILTVALLSGLIVGLFQALTSIQEMTLTFVPKLIAILVVFWGSMGFMTETLVSFFQMRVVPLIAGG
- a CDS encoding flagellar hook-basal body complex protein: MDNIGYTSLTRQAGLMREIQSVANNIANASTTGFRREGVVFSEYVNALEPGDSSLSMATGNVRALDLQQGALTQTGGAFDFAIEGDGFFLVEGPSGQFLTRAGSFTPSTEGELATPDGYRLLDGGGSPIFVPPDATSVAVATDGTISVNGRAVAQVGLYAPLDQNDLLHRDGVRFEAPGGIEPAFGDAAILQGFLEGSNVDPIAEVARMIEVQRSYELGQKFLEREDERIRGVLKTVGG
- the flbT gene encoding flagellar biosynthesis repressor FlbT produces the protein MSGLVLKLSPKERVLINGAVIENGDRRSRLSIVTPNANILRLRDAIHPENANTPVRRVCYIAQLVLSGDATKEDARLQLLRGIEQLSQVLTDIDSRDLLSKSTSAVLEDQYYIALKHLRALLPREDRLLGGRLS
- the fliE gene encoding flagellar hook-basal body complex protein FliE, which codes for MDIRSTLASQQYAASKQATLPTPQSEQSKNPFSAAATSFAATVEQGEKTAMAALSGNADPHALVQALAQTELAVETAVTVRDKVVEAYQEILRMPV
- a CDS encoding DUF1217 domain-containing protein; translated protein: MGGAAGWAFLQRTQAAQQKAFNASPEIQRDTQYFEDNIAKVKNSADLMDDRRLLRVALGAYGLGGDLNSTYFIKKVLDDGTLDQGDLANKLSDKRYLEFAKDFGFGDYGIPRTQISNFGSDVAAAYRLKQFEIAVGQQDPDMRLAMTLDSQLAEVVSGSGSDDTKWYKIMGNPPLREVFQTAFGLPAAFGAVDIDQQLSTFRSKANRYFGDSTVDQFSQQSKKDELNRLFLVRSQIASGAASMSSGSIALSLLQNL
- the flaF gene encoding flagellar biosynthesis regulator FlaF gives rise to the protein MNAVALAKTAYNSSSRAPLRTSRGTEYEAFAKVTHQLGRAQTSNFAELAAALHENRRLWTLLAADVAGEGNGLPDDLRARVFYLAEFTADHSRKVLSEGADAAVLVEINTAVMRGLRQSEGVA
- a CDS encoding NAD(P)/FAD-dependent oxidoreductase, with protein sequence MAKQVHDIVVIGAGIIGVSTALELQARGRKPLLVDRKGVAAETSRGNAGAFAFSEVEPLATPGIMRRAPIWLLDPLGPLSIPPAYALKVAPWMLKFWRSSWVDRYDDAVAAQTGLMQHCEAAFERQLARFGDPKMIRREGQLELYEGAAAFEQTKPKWKRRADLGIPAELLLRPDEIAEIQPGLSDRFTHAGFTPNWFNTTDPLKWTESLARRYLDQGGTFEKHDIHNITPTPDHVEIRSDKGTLLAKQVVICAGAWSHKLTAKIGDSIPLETERGYNTTFAHSSVELKTHLTFSAHGFVMSKIGSGLRIGGAVELGGLDLPPNFRRAETLVQKARDFMPEMELSDGTQWMGYRPSLPDSLPVIGPSGADARVIYAFGHGHVGLTQSAGTAELVADIAAHAKPPLDLLPYSASRF
- the flgG gene encoding flagellar basal-body rod protein FlgG; its protein translation is MRALNIAATGMLAQQMRVETISNNLANMSTTGYNARRAEFADLHYQQMAHAGTINASDGTALPTGIQLGLGVRPTSVSMLVQQGTLTQTNGNLDLAIEGKGYLEVTLPSGASGYTRDGGLKLSGDGLIVTSDGYAVAPEITVPSDARSISINADGEVYAYFDDAVEPELLGAFTLAGFTNEKGLEAIGSNLFRETSASGLAFVGAPGEDGRGTLRQGYLENSTVDAVREVTELIEAQRGYELNSKVITAADQMLAATTQVR